In Uloborus diversus isolate 005 unplaced genomic scaffold, Udiv.v.3.1 scaffold_31, whole genome shotgun sequence, one genomic interval encodes:
- the LOC129233286 gene encoding testis-specific gene A8 protein-like, translating to MLSRLNVSSPKHFECFPEQHLSLSPTDADWTQARVSPANLLQVPGSSRQSTPPTSPTSRRQSQIFDVVVDDTKDSTEDTDLADDPASPPVSPKSPVQVNVIPPSASPSASPVAAPASPVAAPASPVAAPASPMAAPASPVAAPASPVAAPASPVAAPASPVAAPASPVAASASPVAAPASPVAAPASPVAAPASSVAAPASTAPPPAPAALQAAPGGAQLPQPRPARRRQWALVADPALIVVGKRQRRAPERYQAPADSLRKRARRN from the coding sequence ATGTTGAGTCGGTTGAACGTTTCTTCTCCAAAACACTTCGAATGTTTTCCTGAGCAACATCTTTCCCTCTCACCAACAGATGCTGATTGGACACAGGCCCGGGTTTCGCCGGCCAACCTCCTCCAGGTTCCGGGGAGCAGCCGGCAATCAACACCACCCACCTCACCCACCTCCCGGCGCCAATCACAGATCTTCGACGTGGTTGTGGACGACACCAAAGACTCCACGGAGGACACCGATCTTGCCGACGATCCCGCCAGCCCCCCTGTCTCGCCAAAATCACCCGTTCAAGTAAACGTAATTCCGCCGTCAGCCTCTCCCTCGGCCTCTCCCGTGGCCGCACCAGCCTCTCCCGTGGCCGCACCTGCCTCTCCAGTGGCCGCACCTGCCTCTCCAATGGCCGCACCTGCCTCTCCAGTGGCCGCACCTGCCTCTCCAGTGGCCGCACCTGCCTCTCCAGTGGCCGCACCTGCCTCTCCAGTGGCCGCACCTGCCTCTCCAGTGGCCGCATCTGCCTCTCCAGTGGCCGCACCTGCCTCTCCAGTGGCCGCACCTGCCTCTCCAGTGGCCGCACCTGCCTCTTCCGTGGCCGCACCTGCCTCCACCGCACCTCCTCCTGCCCCAGCAGCCCTGCAGGCAGCCCCTGGTGGTGCTCAGCTGCCGCAGCCTCGACCAGCCAGGCGGCGCCAGTGGGCGCTTGTTGCTGACCCTGCGCTGATCGTCGTTGGCAAGCGGCAGAGGCGAGCGCCGGAGCGCTACCAGGCCCCTGCAGACTCCCTGCGTAAGCGGGCCAGGAGGAACTAA